The following are from one region of the Methanospirillum hungatei genome:
- a CDS encoding uroporphyrinogen-III synthase: MRIAITRLKGKDGDDQARCARRGHDCFTVSPLVGEMNSDQIDLFIQDVKDRKFDCIFFTSALPAHQIGPCLQDLPLPRVIAIGPQTAKALREFGIMCEVLHEFYSRAFVPFLGEWIVGKKIGIPRSDAPNEKLFNGIRDAGGFPFEYQIYSLIPTYELLSLGTAEGILFTSALSFKSALWKRREDLVLIAIGEVTAEAMEEAGLIPDVIGDGSLEGTLDELNLFLLMNPGG; encoded by the coding sequence ATGCGGATTGCAATTACACGATTGAAAGGGAAAGATGGGGATGACCAGGCACGGTGCGCACGAAGAGGCCACGATTGTTTCACTGTTTCCCCACTTGTCGGGGAAATGAATAGTGATCAGATAGATCTATTCATTCAGGATGTGAAGGATCGAAAATTTGATTGTATTTTCTTTACAAGTGCTCTTCCAGCCCATCAGATAGGGCCGTGCCTTCAGGATCTGCCCCTCCCACGTGTAATCGCAATCGGGCCGCAGACTGCAAAAGCTCTGCGGGAATTTGGCATCATGTGTGAAGTTCTCCATGAATTTTATTCCCGGGCATTTGTTCCATTCCTGGGTGAATGGATTGTTGGGAAAAAAATTGGAATTCCCCGATCAGATGCACCGAATGAAAAACTTTTCAATGGCATCCGGGATGCAGGGGGATTCCCATTTGAATATCAGATATACTCCCTGATTCCTACCTATGAACTCCTGAGTCTAGGCACAGCAGAGGGAATTTTGTTTACGAGTGCCTTATCATTCAAATCTGCCCTGTGGAAACGAAGAGAGGATCTGGTCCTTATCGCAATCGGCGAAGTAACTGCTGAAGCTATGGAAGAAGCAGGACTTATCCCTGATGTAATTGGTGATGGATCTCTTGAAGGCACGCTTGATGAATTAAATCTCTTTTTACTCATGAATCCAGGTGGATAA
- a CDS encoding tripartite tricarboxylate transporter permease, translating into MIPVLTGIIGGMVCGTISGLTPGIHANMIAAFLLGFSPIILPYLGPEGMAAILIATLITHSFLEIIPATFLGVPDDGTALSVLPAHSLTMDGKGEEAVRISALGCLWGVIFAIPLALGALWFIPLLQTPIDILTGSLLILIMGIVIVRSESTGWLCALFLVSGLLGMFAFRFDYLSWNTLGAGNILMPLLTGLFGLPFLLTASEGRIPRQHYSGMEISTHTIIRSTLPGTFAGLVVGWLPGLSTASANTLVSGFIPYDEGRRNYLTAMGASTLANAIIGIAVFIAIGRMRNGVMTAFSGFDTPPVLFLLTIAAIVALGAYGITLGCAGLAQSLSGLNSSHLNTGVAVSLIIICGILTGPFGLIILILATAIGMIPELLVISRVPCMGVVTIPVILYSFGIRVI; encoded by the coding sequence ATGATTCCTGTTTTGACCGGTATTATAGGTGGTATGGTATGTGGGACAATAAGTGGTTTAACGCCAGGAATTCACGCAAATATGATTGCAGCGTTTTTGCTTGGATTTTCTCCAATCATTCTACCTTATCTTGGTCCGGAAGGAATGGCTGCAATCCTCATTGCCACGCTTATCACTCACTCATTTCTAGAAATAATTCCCGCTACATTTCTTGGAGTCCCGGATGATGGCACGGCTCTCTCTGTATTACCTGCTCATTCACTTACTATGGATGGGAAAGGTGAAGAGGCAGTCCGGATATCAGCTCTTGGCTGTCTGTGGGGTGTGATCTTTGCAATTCCCCTTGCATTAGGTGCATTATGGTTTATTCCCTTACTGCAGACTCCGATAGATATTCTGACAGGTTCACTTCTGATACTCATTATGGGGATAGTTATCGTTCGCAGCGAATCTACCGGCTGGCTTTGTGCCCTGTTTCTGGTATCCGGACTTCTTGGGATGTTTGCATTTCGGTTTGATTATCTTTCATGGAATACCCTGGGTGCAGGAAACATTCTCATGCCTCTCCTCACCGGACTCTTTGGTCTTCCCTTTCTACTGACAGCATCTGAAGGAAGAATTCCTCGTCAACACTATTCCGGGATGGAGATAAGTACTCACACTATTATACGGTCAACACTTCCTGGAACCTTTGCAGGTCTGGTAGTGGGGTGGCTTCCAGGGCTTTCTACGGCATCGGCAAATACTCTGGTATCTGGATTCATTCCCTATGATGAGGGGAGAAGAAATTATCTGACGGCAATGGGTGCCTCCACACTTGCAAATGCAATCATCGGCATTGCAGTATTCATTGCAATAGGACGTATGAGAAACGGGGTAATGACAGCTTTTTCAGGATTTGATACCCCCCCGGTTTTATTTCTTTTAACTATTGCTGCCATTGTTGCCCTGGGGGCATATGGGATTACCCTCGGATGTGCCGGGTTGGCTCAATCACTATCAGGACTGAATAGTTCACACCTGAATACCGGAGTTGCTGTGAGTCTGATAATCATCTGTGGGATCCTCACCGGTCCCTTTGGGCTCATTATTCTCATACTGGCAACAGCGATTGGAATGATCCCCGAATTGCTTGTCATTTCAAGAGTTCCATGTATGGGTGTGGTTACGATACCAGTGATCCTCTATTCTTTTGGAATCCGGGTAATCTAA
- a CDS encoding RNA-guided pseudouridylation complex pseudouridine synthase subunit Cbf5, with protein MNQQQHTLGNIAAHQGSIILIDKPRGPSSHQVAAWVREITGVSSVGHTGTLDPPVSGVLVILLGRAVRLTSILHQDDKEYIALLRLQGDVSDNDLKEVILHFTGRIYQRPPKRSAVKRALRIREIHELEMLDRNDRLVLLRVKCDSGTYIRSLCHHIGLACGVGGHMVELRRTRSGPFYEKDCVTLHALRDAVEQARTGDETALAQIIRSPLEALEGMPRIYMKESAADAICHGARLSSRGIMSFDKFQMEDLVVMMAGEDLIGIGEALMTSSRIVPGEKGLVVAPRLVLQDTGIYPAVWKTHTPREKSLKRTDC; from the coding sequence ATGAACCAACAACAACATACCCTGGGAAACATAGCAGCCCACCAGGGATCTATCATCCTGATCGACAAGCCTCGAGGACCATCCAGCCACCAGGTTGCCGCATGGGTCAGGGAGATTACCGGCGTGTCATCAGTTGGTCATACCGGCACTCTTGATCCGCCGGTATCAGGTGTTTTGGTAATTTTACTTGGAAGAGCGGTCAGACTAACAAGTATTCTCCACCAGGATGACAAGGAGTATATTGCCCTCCTCCGTCTTCAGGGAGACGTGTCAGATAATGATCTCAAAGAGGTCATTCTGCATTTTACCGGCAGGATATACCAACGACCTCCGAAGAGAAGTGCAGTTAAGCGGGCTCTGCGTATTCGGGAAATCCATGAGCTCGAGATGCTTGACCGAAATGACCGCCTGGTCCTTCTCAGGGTAAAGTGTGATTCGGGTACATACATTAGATCATTATGCCATCACATTGGCCTAGCCTGTGGAGTTGGCGGACATATGGTTGAGCTCAGAAGGACGCGGTCAGGTCCATTTTATGAAAAAGATTGTGTAACATTGCATGCCCTGCGAGATGCTGTTGAACAGGCACGTACGGGTGATGAGACTGCCCTTGCACAAATCATTCGATCACCTCTTGAGGCTCTTGAAGGAATGCCACGAATATACATGAAAGAGTCAGCAGCGGATGCCATCTGTCATGGGGCACGACTATCATCACGAGGGATAATGAGTTTTGATAAGTTCCAGATGGAGGATCTTGTGGTTATGATGGCAGGAGAGGATCTTATCGGAATTGGAGAGGCACTTATGACAAGTTCACGTATTGTTCCCGGAGAAAAGGGACTCGTTGTCGCTCCCCGCCTGGTGCTGCAGGACACCGGAATTTACCCTGCAGTATGGAAGACTCATACCCCTAGAGAGAAAAGCCTTAAAAGAACTGACTGCTAA
- a CDS encoding RNA-processing protein: MNKGKETKENPDWFTFCTNKFEEILSPSSLAWMDSLNVIRELRDSGGLHGLPDWQDAVSRSIVTDRSAYLSLLRDVSIGLLVYDLEDSCNKDEMALIHLVRILDEIDRALSRLYEKIEDYYIAMHPSELAGYEKNIRELVDSFAKKETHPLRHLAKNLINLQESRSNIALHVREYAEKVIPNMSALCGPLVAARLLEHAGSIDRLARMPGSSLQVLGAGPSLFKHLTIGSNPPKHGIIYQYKGIHHAKRKSRGKVSRVVACQLGIAARIDRYRGSRDEVFIEKAGERICRAGKRL; this comes from the coding sequence ATGAATAAAGGAAAAGAAACGAAAGAGAATCCTGATTGGTTCACATTTTGCACAAACAAATTTGAAGAAATCCTCTCTCCCTCTTCATTAGCCTGGATGGATTCGCTAAATGTCATACGAGAACTAAGGGATTCTGGAGGTCTACATGGTCTGCCAGACTGGCAGGATGCGGTTTCCCGGAGTATTGTTACAGACAGGTCTGCCTATCTGTCACTGTTACGGGATGTCTCAATTGGTCTTCTTGTTTATGATCTTGAGGATTCATGTAATAAGGATGAAATGGCCCTCATTCATCTGGTGAGAATCCTGGATGAGATTGATAGAGCTTTATCACGGCTCTATGAAAAAATTGAAGATTATTATATTGCAATGCATCCTTCAGAACTTGCCGGGTATGAGAAAAATATCCGAGAACTTGTTGATTCTTTTGCAAAGAAAGAGACTCATCCCTTACGTCACCTAGCAAAAAATCTCATAAATCTTCAGGAATCAAGATCGAACATCGCACTTCATGTTCGTGAATATGCTGAAAAGGTAATACCAAATATGTCAGCTCTCTGTGGGCCTCTTGTAGCGGCCCGTTTGCTGGAACACGCTGGCAGCATTGACCGATTGGCCCGTATGCCAGGATCATCTCTTCAGGTGCTCGGAGCTGGTCCGTCACTATTTAAACACCTGACAATAGGATCAAATCCTCCCAAACACGGGATCATATACCAATACAAAGGAATTCATCATGCAAAACGCAAATCCCGGGGAAAGGTCAGTAGGGTTGTCGCTTGTCAGCTTGGTATAGCAGCTAGAATAGATCGGTACCGGGGATCTCGTGATGAGGTATTTATAGAAAAAGCAGGTGAGCGGATATGCAGGGCAGGCAAACGACTTTAA
- a CDS encoding fibrillarin-like rRNA/tRNA 2'-O-methyltransferase produces MQGRQTTLIWQDGILLSPGKILPGDRVHNGMRIWLPEKSKVAALCHLNGEPLIRDARILYLGAASGTTVSFLSDYAEVIYAVEFSPRPVRSLVRLARQRSNIIPFFMDARIPERYLPFVEPVDILIQDIAQRDQVEIVVKNLCMLKKGGNLILFLKMLSMGVLKEYEEIIDLSIILLKKAGITNMQVIQLEKYHAGHVAITGVYYPKQ; encoded by the coding sequence ATGCAGGGCAGGCAAACGACTTTAATTTGGCAGGATGGAATTCTGCTTTCACCTGGAAAAATTTTGCCAGGTGATCGGGTTCATAATGGAATGAGGATCTGGCTTCCGGAAAAGAGCAAAGTTGCTGCTCTTTGTCATCTTAACGGAGAGCCTCTGATTAGAGACGCTAGAATATTATATTTGGGAGCTGCGTCCGGAACCACGGTTTCATTCCTTTCAGATTATGCAGAAGTGATATATGCAGTTGAATTTTCTCCCAGACCTGTCCGGAGCCTTGTACGTCTTGCTCGTCAGCGTTCCAATATTATTCCTTTCTTCATGGATGCCCGGATCCCTGAACGATATCTGCCGTTTGTTGAACCGGTTGATATCCTCATACAGGACATTGCACAACGGGATCAGGTAGAGATAGTAGTAAAAAACCTCTGTATGCTGAAAAAAGGAGGAAATCTTATTCTATTTTTAAAAATGCTCTCGATGGGTGTATTAAAGGAATATGAAGAAATTATTGATCTGAGTATCATCCTTTTAAAAAAGGCAGGAATAACGAATATGCAGGTTATTCAATTAGAAAAATATCACGCTGGCCATGTTGCAATAACTGGGGTATATTACCCTAAGCAATGA